One segment of Brassica napus cultivar Da-Ae chromosome C3, Da-Ae, whole genome shotgun sequence DNA contains the following:
- the LOC125584454 gene encoding uncharacterized protein LOC125584454 isoform X2, which produces MSFSRQMSNEDEEMSRTALSAIRAKEEEIEKNKMEIRERVQAQLGRVEEETKRLALIREELEGLAEPMRKEVALARKKIDSVNKELKPLGHTVQKKEREYKEALEAFNEKNREKVQLITKLTETRE; this is translated from the exons ATGAGTTTCAGCAGACAAATGTCGAATGAAGACGAGGAGATGTCGAGGACGGCTTTGTCTGCTATCAGGGCGAAAGAAGAGGAGATCGAGAAGAATAAGATGGAGATTAGGGAAAGGGTTCAAGCTCAGCTTGGTCGTGTCGAAGAGGAGACTAAGCGCCTCGCTTTGATCCGTGAG GAACTTGAAGGTTTAGCTGAACCCATGAGGAAAGAAGTTGCTTTGGCCAGGAAGAAGATTGATTCTGTCAACAAAGAGTTAAAGCCTTTGGGTCATACTGTTCAGAAAAAG GAACGAGAGTACAAAGAAGCTCTTGAAGCATTCAACGAAAAGAACAGGGAGAAGGTGCAGCTAATCACCAAGCTTACGGAG ACTCGAGAATAA
- the LOC125584454 gene encoding uncharacterized protein LOC125584454 isoform X1 — protein MSFSRQMSNEDEEMSRTALSAIRAKEEEIEKNKMEIRERVQAQLGRVEEETKRLALIREELEGLAEPMRKEVALARKKIDSVNKELKPLGHTVQKKEREYKEALEAFNEKNREKVQLITKLTEVSQLILKSFSFFYLLNIVIGDSV, from the exons ATGAGTTTCAGCAGACAAATGTCGAATGAAGACGAGGAGATGTCGAGGACGGCTTTGTCTGCTATCAGGGCGAAAGAAGAGGAGATCGAGAAGAATAAGATGGAGATTAGGGAAAGGGTTCAAGCTCAGCTTGGTCGTGTCGAAGAGGAGACTAAGCGCCTCGCTTTGATCCGTGAG GAACTTGAAGGTTTAGCTGAACCCATGAGGAAAGAAGTTGCTTTGGCCAGGAAGAAGATTGATTCTGTCAACAAAGAGTTAAAGCCTTTGGGTCATACTGTTCAGAAAAAG GAACGAGAGTACAAAGAAGCTCTTGAAGCATTCAACGAAAAGAACAGGGAGAAGGTGCAGCTAATCACCAAGCTTACGGAGGTTAGTCAACTAATTCTAaaatccttttcttttttttatttattgaatataGTAATTGGAGATAGTGTTTGA